The sequence GCTTGCCGCAATGAGGGCAATTAAAGCCGCTCATGTTTTCCACAATGCCCAGCACGGGGATCCGCAATGCCTGGGAAAACCGAACCGCCTTGCGGGAATCGATCAGCGCCACATCCTGCGGCGTGGTGACGATGATCGAGCCATCGGCTTCGGGGATCAACTGAAAAACGCTCAATGGCTCATCGCCTGTTCCTGGAGGTGAGTCGATGATCAGATAATCCAATTCGCCCCATTCAATCTCGCCCAAAAACTGTTTGATCGCTCCCATCTTCAACGGACCTCGCCAGATCACAGGCGCATCGGCATCCTGCAGCAGCGACGCCATGGTAATCACCTTGATCCCTTTCACTTCAATCGGCAGCAACCCAAAGCCCTTTTCCGATGGCCGCACGAATTGGCCTTCAATGCCCAGCATCTTGCCCAGCGAAGGTCCGTGAATATCGGTGTCCAGAAGCCCAATTTTAAATCCCGCCAACGCCAGCCCAAAGGCCAAATTGGTCGCCACCGTGCTTTTTCCCACGCCGCCCTTGCCGCTCATGATAATAATTTTATGTTTAATCCGAGC comes from candidate division KSB1 bacterium and encodes:
- a CDS encoding Mrp/NBP35 family ATP-binding protein; this encodes MNNGNSVTVLDTAIRENMARIKHKIIIMSGKGGVGKSTVATNLAFGLALAGFKIGLLDTDIHGPSLGKMLGIEGQFVRPSEKGFGLLPIEVKGIKVITMASLLQDADAPVIWRGPLKMGAIKQFLGEIEWGELDYLIIDSPPGTGDEPLSVFQLIPEADGSIIVTTPQDVALIDSRKAVRFSQALRIPVLGIVENMSGFNCPHCGKPIDLFKVGGGERAAHALEVPFLGRIPIDPKIVDSGDDGFAFIYDYAKTPAGAAMQEIVNRIIKETEEKKAA